One window of the Chitinophaga niabensis genome contains the following:
- a CDS encoding NAD+ synthase encodes MNIFLAQQNYHIGNFEANTAKIITAIKAAEQQGADLVVFSELCVCGYPPRDFLEFEDFIAKSYAAIDEIKAHTTKTAVLVGAPHRNPVREGKDLFNAAWFLYEGEVKQIIHKTLLPTYDVFDEHRYFEPAYEWNVVPFKGKRLAVTVCEDIWNLGNNPLYRVCPMDRLMEQSPDVMLNLSASPFDYDHDESRKEIIRENVRKYRLPMYYCNTVGSQTEIVFDGGSLIFDGQGNIVKELPYFEEAMAGVDLDTLAKADLATAVPFHGTSDITALEFDHNIHRIHDAIVLGIKDYFGKMGFKQAILGSSGGIDSAVTLALAVTALGKDNVRAVAMPSPYSTEHSVDDAVALSKNLENPFDIIRINNIYETFLDTLDPFFHGLPFNVAEENTQSRIRGNLLMALSNKFGYILLNTSNKSELSTGYGTLYGDMAGGLSVLGDVYKMQVYALATYINRDKEIIPHNIIHKAPSAELRPNQKDSDSLPDYAVLDKILYQYIERRQGPREIIEQGFDAALVARTLKMVNTNEYKRNQFCPIIRVSSKAFGVGRRVPIVGKYLS; translated from the coding sequence ATGAATATCTTTTTAGCCCAGCAGAACTACCACATCGGGAATTTTGAAGCGAATACAGCAAAGATCATTACTGCCATTAAAGCGGCAGAGCAGCAGGGGGCAGACCTTGTAGTGTTCTCTGAATTGTGTGTATGTGGTTATCCGCCGAGGGATTTCCTGGAGTTTGAGGATTTCATTGCAAAGAGTTATGCCGCTATAGACGAGATCAAAGCACATACTACCAAAACCGCCGTATTGGTAGGGGCACCACACAGAAACCCAGTGCGGGAAGGAAAAGACCTCTTCAATGCAGCATGGTTCCTTTATGAAGGAGAAGTGAAACAGATCATTCACAAAACTTTACTGCCTACCTACGATGTATTTGATGAACACCGCTATTTTGAACCTGCATATGAATGGAATGTAGTGCCTTTCAAAGGAAAGAGACTGGCGGTTACTGTTTGTGAAGATATCTGGAACCTCGGCAACAACCCATTATACCGTGTTTGCCCTATGGACCGGCTGATGGAACAGTCGCCCGATGTAATGCTGAACCTCTCTGCCTCTCCCTTCGATTATGATCATGATGAAAGCCGGAAAGAGATCATCCGCGAGAATGTGCGCAAGTACCGTTTGCCCATGTACTATTGTAATACTGTGGGTTCGCAGACGGAGATTGTGTTTGACGGAGGATCGCTGATCTTTGACGGGCAGGGTAATATCGTAAAAGAGCTGCCTTATTTTGAAGAAGCGATGGCAGGTGTGGACCTGGATACACTGGCAAAAGCAGACCTGGCCACAGCTGTGCCTTTCCATGGAACTTCAGATATCACCGCACTGGAATTTGATCATAATATCCACCGCATCCATGATGCGATTGTGTTAGGTATAAAGGATTATTTCGGGAAGATGGGCTTCAAACAAGCTATCCTGGGTTCTTCCGGAGGAATAGACAGCGCTGTAACATTAGCCCTGGCAGTCACTGCTTTGGGTAAAGACAATGTAAGGGCTGTTGCTATGCCTTCTCCCTATTCAACAGAACATTCCGTAGATGATGCCGTTGCGCTCTCCAAAAACCTGGAGAACCCTTTTGACATCATCCGCATCAACAATATTTACGAAACCTTCCTGGATACGCTGGACCCCTTCTTCCATGGCCTGCCTTTTAATGTGGCGGAAGAGAATACCCAGTCCCGCATCCGCGGAAACCTGCTGATGGCTTTGTCTAACAAGTTCGGCTATATCCTGTTGAACACTTCCAATAAAAGTGAACTGAGCACAGGTTATGGTACACTGTACGGAGATATGGCAGGAGGCCTTTCCGTACTCGGCGATGTCTACAAGATGCAGGTATATGCCCTCGCAACATACATCAACCGGGATAAGGAGATCATCCCCCATAACATTATTCACAAAGCCCCTTCCGCAGAGCTCAGGCCCAATCAGAAAGATAGCGACAGCCTGCCGGATTATGCGGTGCTGGACAAGATCCTGTACCAGTATATAGAACGCCGCCAGGGACCCCGGGAGATCATTGAACAGGGCTTCGATGCTGCACTGGTGGCCCGTACCCTGAAGATGGTGAATACCAATGAATACAAACGCAACCAATTCTGCCCCATTATCCGCGTGTCTTCCAAAGCCTTTGGTGTAGGGCGCCGTGTACCGATCGTAGGGAAATATTTGAGTTAA
- a CDS encoding GNAT family N-acetyltransferase encodes MQHFLPNGKKLVIRAPEVSDAQACLDCFLQLTQETDFLLYTHEEAKRFDLAAEEAFIRSYKEHPDNLFLIAEVDGAVVGTLSLNQARFQKQKHMALLGIAVLHKYWNMGIGRRLLTAAIRWVEEHRHITTIHFEVLATNERAIQLYRNFNFIEHGRIPQGLQQTNGNWVDLVVMSKRIKH; translated from the coding sequence ATGCAGCACTTTCTTCCCAATGGCAAAAAACTGGTGATCCGCGCGCCGGAAGTTTCGGATGCGCAGGCCTGCCTGGACTGCTTCCTGCAATTGACGCAGGAAACAGATTTTTTGCTGTATACCCATGAAGAAGCAAAACGGTTTGACCTTGCTGCAGAAGAAGCTTTCATCCGTTCTTACAAGGAGCATCCTGATAATCTTTTCCTGATAGCGGAAGTGGACGGAGCAGTGGTAGGTACTTTAAGCCTGAACCAGGCCCGTTTTCAGAAACAAAAACACATGGCCCTGCTGGGCATTGCCGTATTACATAAATACTGGAACATGGGCATCGGGCGCCGGTTGTTAACAGCCGCCATCCGTTGGGTGGAAGAACATCGGCACATTACCACTATACATTTTGAAGTATTGGCCACTAACGAAAGGGCCATTCAGTTATATCGCAATTTTAATTTTATTGAACACGGCCGCATACCACAGGGGCTTCAGCAAACGAATGGAAACTGGGTGGACCTGGTGGTGATGAGTAAACGGATCAAACATTAA
- the serS gene encoding serine--tRNA ligase has product MLQVQFIRQNKELVLERLGVKNFKEPGLVEEILALDDQRKKLTLEYDDTQAKVNSASKEIGKLMASGDKTAAEARKQEVAAFKQALGPISESLASVEKTLQDTLVKLPNLPGANVPVGKTPEDNVEVRGGGQKPVLAEGSVPHWDLAKKYDLIDFELGNKITGSGFPVYKNKGARLQRALISYFLDFNTAAGYIEMLPPYMVNEASAYGTGQLPDKEGQMYFVTEDNFYLIPTAEVPVTNIYRDEILKESDLPVKMTAYTPCFRREAGSYGKDVRGLNRLHQFEKVELVQLVKPDQSYTVLEEMVVHVEKLIQSLGLPYRILNLCGGDMGFTSAQTYDFEVYSAAQEKWLEVSSVSNFENYQTNRMKIRYKDENGKNQLLHSLNGSSLALPRILACLLENNQTPEGINIPEALQRYFGSDRISNG; this is encoded by the coding sequence ATGTTACAGGTACAATTTATTCGTCAAAACAAAGAGCTGGTACTGGAAAGACTGGGTGTGAAGAATTTTAAAGAACCCGGACTGGTAGAAGAGATACTGGCATTAGATGATCAGCGTAAGAAGCTGACGCTGGAATATGATGACACACAGGCGAAAGTAAATTCGGCCTCCAAAGAGATAGGAAAGCTGATGGCATCCGGCGATAAAACTGCAGCGGAAGCACGTAAGCAGGAAGTGGCTGCTTTCAAACAAGCCCTCGGCCCTATCAGCGAATCGCTGGCATCTGTAGAAAAAACATTACAGGATACACTGGTAAAACTGCCTAACCTGCCGGGTGCTAATGTACCTGTGGGTAAAACGCCGGAAGATAATGTGGAAGTACGTGGCGGTGGTCAAAAGCCTGTATTGGCGGAAGGTTCCGTGCCACACTGGGACCTGGCTAAGAAATACGACCTCATAGATTTTGAACTGGGTAATAAGATCACCGGCAGCGGATTTCCTGTATATAAAAACAAAGGCGCCCGTTTGCAACGTGCCCTGATCAGTTATTTCCTCGACTTCAATACCGCAGCAGGCTATATAGAAATGCTGCCGCCTTATATGGTGAATGAAGCCTCTGCTTATGGAACCGGCCAGTTACCCGATAAAGAAGGGCAGATGTATTTTGTAACAGAAGATAACTTCTACCTGATCCCTACGGCGGAAGTACCTGTTACCAATATTTACCGGGATGAGATCCTGAAAGAATCAGACCTGCCGGTAAAGATGACGGCTTATACACCCTGTTTCCGCAGAGAGGCTGGTTCATATGGTAAAGATGTACGCGGTCTGAACCGTTTACACCAGTTTGAAAAAGTAGAGCTGGTACAACTGGTAAAGCCTGATCAATCTTATACCGTACTGGAAGAGATGGTGGTACATGTGGAAAAGCTCATACAATCCCTGGGGCTGCCATACCGTATTTTAAACCTTTGCGGGGGAGATATGGGCTTTACATCTGCACAGACCTATGATTTTGAAGTGTATTCCGCAGCACAGGAAAAATGGCTGGAAGTAAGCTCTGTATCTAACTTTGAAAACTACCAGACCAACCGGATGAAGATCCGTTATAAAGATGAGAACGGGAAGAACCAGCTGTTGCATTCATTGAACGGTAGCTCCCTGGCACTCCCGAGAATTCTGGCCTGTTTATTGGAGAATAATCAAACACCTGAAGGTATTAACATACCGGAAGCGCTACAACGATATTTTGGAAGCGACCGTATAAGCAACGGTTAG